One genomic segment of Gasterosteus aculeatus chromosome 6, fGasAcu3.hap1.1, whole genome shotgun sequence includes these proteins:
- the ston1 gene encoding stonin-1 isoform X2 produces the protein MCSTNQSNWVTFEDDSAPLSSPQKPLQSAGVVKASLPRPNGLKLVLPPIGDTSWSFSGSLESPQSHSSLGETSCVPCNTPFCTPVSGVPDSASPFHPNAQQNNHFFRSYSRESTASVPSPAPDGLHPSSDGPSPFPSFQGRSGHYNPFWDGSRHSADVEDSSSSDSEAENSLPRFFIRSKDGSEPPRDQLRSSFSYVCHKLEGLRAESDQGTEKARERRASCKSEVLGEGASQFVPRGLFRSQKRDGWSVLLRIPEKKNRMSSRQWGPIYLRLLPGGVLQMYYEKGLDRPYKELQLLPQCRLSDLKLESYGEPRKVLSVKVEHFSYTEKKRYHPKLEVSHEAEAEELLKFGSTVHSDMEDLVVSMEEEIFKLCVHHQQRRHYEEQELSLQITDHIWVQLDRFGEVTERTAFTQIHCLAFLNGLGDCFLALNDLGLMRFDSSYGSEDDGELWMEIADCHFHRSANEPEFQRSRLVKFSPPDACRVELMRYKTAVLGRTDIPFSIKAVVTVQGAYVELQAFLNMSASFCSTAGLSDTNPLCENVVIRVPVPGDWVKVTQTVALLRQRSLKARMNRNACLGAAGAAHSQPAMQVTVGTVKYENVYSAVVWRIDRLPAKNTVDHPHSFSCKLELGSDQEIPSDWYPFVTMECEIVGAVVSQTRVKSLGTENDVQPQKHVTSWTRYHCQVEVEKKWIETESQKQSGCMTQ, from the exons ATGTGTTCcacaaatcaatcaaactgGGTCACGTTTGAAGATGACAGCGCGCCGCTCTCGTCACCCCAAAAGCCCCTGCAGTCCGCGGGGGTCGTCAAAGCATCGCTGCCGCGTCCCAACGGTCTGAAGTTAGTCCTTCCTCCAATCGGAGACACTTCCTGGAGCTTCAGCGGTTCCCTGGAATCCCCTCAAAGCCACTCCAGCCTCGGGGAGACTTCCTGCGTGCCGTGCAACACGCCCTTTTGCACTCCTGTGAGTGGGGTTCCTGACAGCGCGTCCCCGTTTCACCCCAACGCGCAGCAAAACAACCACTTCTTCCGGAGTTACTCGCGCGAATCCACCGCCTCGGTTCCCTCGCCTGCGCCAGATGGCCTGCACCCATCCTCAGACGGGCCGAGCCCCTTTCCTTCTTTCCAGGGCCGCTCGGGACACTACAACCCCTTCTGGGACGGATCGAGACACAGCGCGGATGTGGAGGACAGCTCCTCCTCGGACTCGGAAGCTGAAAACAGCCTGCCGCGTTTCTTCATTCGGAGCAAAGACGGCAGCGAGCCGCCGCGGGACCAACTGCGGAGCTCCTTCTCCTACGTTTGCCACAAACTGGAAGGCCTGCGGGCGGAATCGGACCAGGGGACGGAAAAGGCCCGGGAGAGGCGGGCGAGCTGCAAAAGCGAGGTGCTCGGCGAGGGCGCGTCTCAGTTCGTCCCTCGGGGTCTGTTTCGCAGCCAGAAGAGGGACGGCTGGTCCGTCTTGCTCAGGATCCCTGAAAAAAAGAACCGCATGTCCTCGCGACAGTGGGGGCCGATCTACCTGCGCCTGCTGCCGGGAGGCGTGCTGCAGATGTACTACGAGAAAGGGCTGGACAGGCCGTACAAGGAGCTGCAGCTTCTCCCCCAGTGCAGGCTCTCCGATCTTAAGCTGGAAAGCTACGGCGAGCCGCGCAAGGTCCTCTCGGTCAAGGTGGAGCACTTCTCGTACACGGAGAAGAAGCGCTACCACCCGAAGCTGGAGGTTAGTCATGAGGCGGAGGCAGAAGAGCTGCTGAAGTTTGGCTCCACGGTGCACAGTGACATGGAGGACCTGGTAGtgtccatggaggaggagaTCTTCAAATTGTGCGTGCACCACCAGCAGAGGCGGCACTACGAGGAGCAGGAGCTGTCCTTGCAGATCACCGATCACATCTGGGTGCAACTGGATAGGTTTGGGGAAGTCACGGAGCGCACTGCCTTCACCCAGATCCACTGTCTGGCTTTCCTGAACGGACTCGGGGATTGTTTCCTCGCCCTCAACGATCTCGGGCTGATGCGCTTCGACTCCAGCTACGGGTCCGAGGACGACGGCGAACTCTGGATGGAGATCGCCGACTGCCATTTTCACAGATCTGCAAACGAGCCCGAGTTCCAGAGGTCCCGGCTGGTGAAGTTCTCCCCTCCGGACGCCTGCCGGGTCGAGCTGATGCGCTACAAGACGGCGGTTCTGGGCCGCACGGACATTCCCTTCTCGATCAAAGCCGTGGTCACGGTCCAAGGTGCCTACGTGGAGCTCCAGGCCTTTCTCAACATGTCCGCCTCCTTCTGTTCTACAGCGGGGCTGTCTGACACGAACCCGCTGTGTGAGAACGTAGTGATCCGCGTGCCGGTGCCGGGCGACTGGGTCAAAGTGACGCAGACCGTGGCCTTGCTTCGGCAGAGGTCGCTGAAGGCCCGCATGAACAGAAACGCCTGCTTGGGCGCCGCCGGCGCCGCACATTCGCAGCCGGCCATGCAGGTGACCGTCGGCACCGTCAAGTATGAGAACGTATATTCGGCCGTCGTGTGGAGGATCGACAGACTGCCGGCGAAGAATACGG TGGATCATCCCCATTCCTTTTCCTGCAAGCTGGAGCTGGGTTCTGACCAGGAGATCCCGAGTGACTGGTACCCGTTTGTCACCATGGAATGTGAAATTGTGGGCGCAGTCGTGTCTCAGACCAGGGTGAAGTCCCTCGGCACCGAGAACGACGTCCAGCCGCAGAAACACGTGACCAGTTGGACGCGGTATCATTGTCAG GTGGAGGTGGAAAAGAAATGGATTGAAACCGAGTCACAGAAGCAATCTGGCTGCATGACACAGTGA
- the ston1 gene encoding stonin-1 isoform X1, producing MCSTNQSNWVTFEDDSAPLSSPQKPLQSAGVVKASLPRPNGLKLVLPPIGDTSWSFSGSLESPQSHSSLGETSCVPCNTPFCTPVSGVPDSASPFHPNAQQNNHFFRSYSRESTASVPSPAPDGLHPSSDGPSPFPSFQGRSGHYNPFWDGSRHSADVEDSSSSDSEAENSLPRFFIRSKDGSEPPRDQLRSSFSYVCHKLEGLRAESDQGTEKARERRASCKSEVLGEGASQFVPRGLFRSQKRDGWSVLLRIPEKKNRMSSRQWGPIYLRLLPGGVLQMYYEKGLDRPYKELQLLPQCRLSDLKLESYGEPRKVLSVKVEHFSYTEKKRYHPKLEVSHEAEAEELLKFGSTVHSDMEDLVVSMEEEIFKLCVHHQQRRHYEEQELSLQITDHIWVQLDRFGEVTERTAFTQIHCLAFLNGLGDCFLALNDLGLMRFDSSYGSEDDGELWMEIADCHFHRSANEPEFQRSRLVKFSPPDACRVELMRYKTAVLGRTDIPFSIKAVVTVQGAYVELQAFLNMSASFCSTAGLSDTNPLCENVVIRVPVPGDWVKVTQTVALLRQRSLKARMNRNACLGAAGAAHSQPAMQVTVGTVKYENVYSAVVWRIDRLPAKNTAVDHPHSFSCKLELGSDQEIPSDWYPFVTMECEIVGAVVSQTRVKSLGTENDVQPQKHVTSWTRYHCQVEVEKKWIETESQKQSGCMTQ from the exons ATGTGTTCcacaaatcaatcaaactgGGTCACGTTTGAAGATGACAGCGCGCCGCTCTCGTCACCCCAAAAGCCCCTGCAGTCCGCGGGGGTCGTCAAAGCATCGCTGCCGCGTCCCAACGGTCTGAAGTTAGTCCTTCCTCCAATCGGAGACACTTCCTGGAGCTTCAGCGGTTCCCTGGAATCCCCTCAAAGCCACTCCAGCCTCGGGGAGACTTCCTGCGTGCCGTGCAACACGCCCTTTTGCACTCCTGTGAGTGGGGTTCCTGACAGCGCGTCCCCGTTTCACCCCAACGCGCAGCAAAACAACCACTTCTTCCGGAGTTACTCGCGCGAATCCACCGCCTCGGTTCCCTCGCCTGCGCCAGATGGCCTGCACCCATCCTCAGACGGGCCGAGCCCCTTTCCTTCTTTCCAGGGCCGCTCGGGACACTACAACCCCTTCTGGGACGGATCGAGACACAGCGCGGATGTGGAGGACAGCTCCTCCTCGGACTCGGAAGCTGAAAACAGCCTGCCGCGTTTCTTCATTCGGAGCAAAGACGGCAGCGAGCCGCCGCGGGACCAACTGCGGAGCTCCTTCTCCTACGTTTGCCACAAACTGGAAGGCCTGCGGGCGGAATCGGACCAGGGGACGGAAAAGGCCCGGGAGAGGCGGGCGAGCTGCAAAAGCGAGGTGCTCGGCGAGGGCGCGTCTCAGTTCGTCCCTCGGGGTCTGTTTCGCAGCCAGAAGAGGGACGGCTGGTCCGTCTTGCTCAGGATCCCTGAAAAAAAGAACCGCATGTCCTCGCGACAGTGGGGGCCGATCTACCTGCGCCTGCTGCCGGGAGGCGTGCTGCAGATGTACTACGAGAAAGGGCTGGACAGGCCGTACAAGGAGCTGCAGCTTCTCCCCCAGTGCAGGCTCTCCGATCTTAAGCTGGAAAGCTACGGCGAGCCGCGCAAGGTCCTCTCGGTCAAGGTGGAGCACTTCTCGTACACGGAGAAGAAGCGCTACCACCCGAAGCTGGAGGTTAGTCATGAGGCGGAGGCAGAAGAGCTGCTGAAGTTTGGCTCCACGGTGCACAGTGACATGGAGGACCTGGTAGtgtccatggaggaggagaTCTTCAAATTGTGCGTGCACCACCAGCAGAGGCGGCACTACGAGGAGCAGGAGCTGTCCTTGCAGATCACCGATCACATCTGGGTGCAACTGGATAGGTTTGGGGAAGTCACGGAGCGCACTGCCTTCACCCAGATCCACTGTCTGGCTTTCCTGAACGGACTCGGGGATTGTTTCCTCGCCCTCAACGATCTCGGGCTGATGCGCTTCGACTCCAGCTACGGGTCCGAGGACGACGGCGAACTCTGGATGGAGATCGCCGACTGCCATTTTCACAGATCTGCAAACGAGCCCGAGTTCCAGAGGTCCCGGCTGGTGAAGTTCTCCCCTCCGGACGCCTGCCGGGTCGAGCTGATGCGCTACAAGACGGCGGTTCTGGGCCGCACGGACATTCCCTTCTCGATCAAAGCCGTGGTCACGGTCCAAGGTGCCTACGTGGAGCTCCAGGCCTTTCTCAACATGTCCGCCTCCTTCTGTTCTACAGCGGGGCTGTCTGACACGAACCCGCTGTGTGAGAACGTAGTGATCCGCGTGCCGGTGCCGGGCGACTGGGTCAAAGTGACGCAGACCGTGGCCTTGCTTCGGCAGAGGTCGCTGAAGGCCCGCATGAACAGAAACGCCTGCTTGGGCGCCGCCGGCGCCGCACATTCGCAGCCGGCCATGCAGGTGACCGTCGGCACCGTCAAGTATGAGAACGTATATTCGGCCGTCGTGTGGAGGATCGACAGACTGCCGGCGAAGAATACGG CAGTGGATCATCCCCATTCCTTTTCCTGCAAGCTGGAGCTGGGTTCTGACCAGGAGATCCCGAGTGACTGGTACCCGTTTGTCACCATGGAATGTGAAATTGTGGGCGCAGTCGTGTCTCAGACCAGGGTGAAGTCCCTCGGCACCGAGAACGACGTCCAGCCGCAGAAACACGTGACCAGTTGGACGCGGTATCATTGTCAG GTGGAGGTGGAAAAGAAATGGATTGAAACCGAGTCACAGAAGCAATCTGGCTGCATGACACAGTGA